From a region of the Fischerella sp. JS2 genome:
- a CDS encoding response regulator, with product MISDEFNTLNGLQILLVEDEPDTAELFAFVLKDAGAGVIVVTAISEALLALEYMKPSILISSINLPDGNGCSLIQKVRSREQEFGGFIPAIAVTGYLRDDEDILVIHAGFQTHLTKPIDPDKLVKVVASLSEKKELQ from the coding sequence ATGATATCAGATGAATTCAATACACTCAATGGTTTACAGATACTTTTAGTGGAGGATGAACCTGATACAGCAGAATTGTTTGCTTTTGTACTGAAAGACGCTGGAGCAGGCGTAATAGTAGTAACAGCAATAAGTGAAGCACTCTTAGCACTCGAATATATGAAACCAAGTATCTTGATCAGCAGCATTAATTTACCAGATGGAAATGGTTGCTCATTAATACAGAAAGTTCGCTCCCGTGAGCAAGAATTCGGTGGATTTATTCCAGCTATTGCTGTAACAGGTTACTTGAGAGATGATGAAGATATCCTCGTAATCCATGCAGGTTTTCAGACGCATCTAACCAAACCTATTGATCCTGATAAATTAGTAAAAGTAGTTGCTAGTCTGTCTGAAAAAAAAGAATTACAATAA
- the tmk gene encoding dTMP kinase, with the protein MNGKLIVFEGVEGCGKTTQIQLCSKWLQSLSISVAVTREPGGTSLGLHLRRLLLEKSPDQLIADRTELLLYAADRSQHVEEELRPNLAAGKIILCDRYTDSTIAYQGYGRGLDMSLIYKLNSIATDGLESDITLWLDLDVEVGLTRKRRTTTALDRIEQEAIAFHRRIQQGYAELATTEPNRIVRIDASASVEIVQKQIQDVLTQRLTLI; encoded by the coding sequence ATGAATGGCAAATTGATCGTATTTGAAGGGGTAGAAGGTTGCGGTAAAACAACTCAGATACAACTTTGTAGTAAGTGGTTGCAAAGTCTGAGTATCTCTGTCGCAGTGACTCGTGAACCAGGAGGAACTTCTTTAGGCTTGCATCTGAGGCGCTTATTACTGGAAAAGTCACCAGATCAGCTGATCGCTGATCGAACAGAATTATTGTTATATGCTGCTGACCGATCGCAACACGTAGAAGAAGAACTCAGACCAAATCTTGCAGCCGGGAAAATTATATTATGCGATCGCTATACTGACTCCACCATTGCTTATCAAGGTTATGGTCGCGGCTTAGATATGAGTTTAATTTATAAGCTCAACAGCATTGCCACCGATGGCTTAGAAAGTGATATTACCCTATGGCTTGATCTTGATGTTGAGGTCGGATTAACCCGCAAACGTAGAACAACCACAGCGTTGGATCGTATTGAACAAGAAGCAATTGCCTTTCATCGTCGCATCCAACAAGGATATGCAGAATTAGCTACAACCGAACCAAACAGAATTGTACGTATAGATGCTAGTGCTAGCGTAGAGATAGTACAAAAACAAATTCAAGACGTTTTGACTCAGAGACTTACATTGATTTAG
- a CDS encoding nitroreductase family protein gives MNPITQELNLQTQPLDVPTAILQRRSIKTFKPDPISPEQLKQLVELTVAAPSSYNIQDWRIILVQDKAQKTALSEAAWNQKQVLEAPVTFVFAADAKGGEKDLTPIYEQGLQSGAWAENVVNYFKTAIPQHQTSLGNKRREYAIKDAMIAATHLVLAAESLGLSTCFMNGWIEDKVKAVIGATDDPDLAIAVLVPVGYAAEPRLNPGRLPFSYNIFVDRVGNPYQV, from the coding sequence ATGAATCCAATCACTCAAGAATTGAACTTACAAACTCAGCCTCTGGATGTACCAACAGCTATTCTTCAGCGTCGTTCCATCAAAACCTTTAAACCAGACCCCATCTCCCCAGAACAACTGAAACAATTGGTAGAGTTAACTGTTGCAGCACCCAGTAGCTACAATATTCAGGACTGGCGGATTATCTTAGTACAAGATAAAGCGCAAAAAACTGCTCTATCAGAAGCTGCTTGGAATCAAAAACAAGTTTTAGAAGCACCTGTAACTTTTGTATTTGCTGCTGATGCCAAGGGTGGTGAGAAAGACTTGACACCGATTTATGAACAAGGGTTACAAAGCGGTGCTTGGGCAGAAAACGTAGTGAACTACTTCAAAACAGCTATTCCCCAACATCAAACTAGTCTGGGAAACAAGCGGCGAGAATATGCTATCAAAGATGCAATGATTGCTGCAACTCACCTGGTATTAGCAGCAGAAAGTTTAGGTTTATCCACCTGCTTTATGAATGGTTGGATTGAGGATAAAGTGAAAGCAGTAATCGGTGCTACCGATGATCCAGATTTAGCGATCGCAGTTTTAGTACCTGTAGGATATGCAGCAGAACCACGTCTAAATCCCGGTCGTTTGCCATTTTCTTACAATATTTTTGTAGATAGAGTAGGCAATCCTTACCAAGTTTAG
- a CDS encoding alkene reductase — protein sequence MNADINLFTPYQMGNLELPNRIIMAPLTRQRAGEGNVPHELNAEYYAQRASAGLIIAEATQISPQGQGYPHTPGIHSPEQVAGWKLVTNAVHEQGGRIFLQLWHVGRISHPDLLPDGALPVAPCAITPKGEAATYEGMKPFVTPRALETWEIPEIVEQYRQGAANALAAGFDGVEIHAANGYLIDQFLRDGTNQRTDKYGGSTENRVRLLLEVTQAITSVWDSQRVGVRLSPSGTFNDMHDSNPLETFGYAAQALNQFDLAYLHIYEATEADIRHGATVVPTSHLRQKYQGTLMVNGDYTLDRGNAVLAKGEADLVAFGRLFIANPDLPRRFVLNAPLNQPNPSTFYGGGKQGYTDYPTLEMQQVH from the coding sequence ATGAACGCAGATATCAATTTATTCACCCCATACCAAATGGGCAACTTAGAACTGCCTAACCGGATCATCATGGCTCCCCTAACCCGGCAACGTGCAGGTGAGGGGAACGTACCCCATGAACTCAATGCAGAGTATTATGCTCAACGGGCATCCGCAGGACTAATTATTGCCGAAGCAACTCAGATTTCACCCCAAGGGCAAGGGTATCCTCATACACCAGGTATTCATTCGCCTGAACAAGTAGCAGGCTGGAAGTTGGTTACAAATGCAGTACATGAGCAGGGAGGCAGAATATTCTTGCAACTGTGGCATGTCGGACGCATTTCTCACCCCGATTTGCTGCCAGACGGAGCCTTACCTGTAGCGCCTTGTGCGATCACACCAAAAGGAGAAGCAGCAACCTATGAAGGGATGAAACCCTTCGTTACACCTCGTGCTTTAGAAACCTGGGAAATTCCAGAGATTGTAGAACAGTATCGCCAAGGTGCAGCAAATGCTCTTGCTGCTGGGTTTGACGGCGTAGAAATTCACGCAGCTAATGGTTATTTAATTGACCAATTTCTCCGGGATGGTACTAATCAACGTACGGACAAGTATGGTGGTTCTACAGAGAATCGTGTCAGACTGCTGCTAGAAGTGACACAAGCAATAACTAGTGTGTGGGATAGCCAACGGGTAGGAGTGCGTCTTTCTCCTAGTGGCACATTTAATGATATGCATGACTCTAACCCTCTAGAAACTTTTGGTTATGCAGCCCAAGCACTCAATCAATTTGATCTAGCATATTTGCATATCTATGAAGCGACAGAAGCAGATATCAGACACGGAGCGACAGTAGTACCTACTAGCCATCTCCGGCAAAAGTACCAAGGTACACTCATGGTCAATGGTGATTACACTTTAGACAGAGGTAATGCTGTCTTGGCAAAAGGAGAAGCTGATTTAGTAGCCTTTGGCAGATTGTTTATAGCTAATCCTGACTTACCCCGACGCTTTGTATTGAATGCACCACTGAATCAACCAAACCCATCTACATTTTACGGTGGTGGAAAGCAGGGATACACTGATTACCCAACGCTAGAAATGCAACAAGTACATTAA
- a CDS encoding glutathione binding-like protein — MIELYYWTTPNGHKITMFLEEVELPYTIIPVNIGAGEQFKPEFLKISPNNRIPAIIDREPVDGGEPISVFESGAILLYLAEKTGKLMPNNVRDRVEVLQWLFWQMGGLGPMAGQNHHFSQYAPEKIPYAINRYVNETARLYAVLNKRLSDRCFVAGENYSIADIAAYPWIVPYERQGQKLEDFPHLKRWFETIQARPATVRAYEKAEAFKNQTLDVEKSRSFLFNQSAQTVQP, encoded by the coding sequence ATGATAGAGCTTTACTATTGGACAACACCCAATGGTCACAAAATTACCATGTTCTTGGAGGAAGTCGAACTTCCTTACACAATTATTCCTGTAAACATTGGTGCAGGCGAGCAATTTAAACCAGAATTTCTCAAGATTTCACCCAACAATCGTATACCTGCGATTATTGACCGCGAACCTGTTGATGGTGGTGAGCCAATATCAGTGTTTGAGTCTGGGGCAATTCTGTTGTATCTAGCCGAAAAAACTGGGAAATTGATGCCAAATAATGTGCGCGATCGCGTCGAAGTCCTGCAATGGTTATTCTGGCAGATGGGAGGATTAGGGCCAATGGCTGGTCAAAATCACCACTTCAGCCAGTACGCACCAGAAAAAATTCCCTACGCTATCAACCGTTATGTAAATGAGACAGCAAGATTATACGCTGTGCTGAATAAACGGCTGAGCGATCGCTGTTTTGTTGCTGGTGAAAACTACTCAATTGCTGATATCGCCGCCTATCCCTGGATTGTTCCCTACGAACGTCAAGGGCAGAAATTAGAAGATTTTCCTCATCTCAAACGCTGGTTTGAAACAATTCAAGCACGTCCAGCTACAGTCCGCGCCTACGAAAAAGCAGAAGCATTTAAAAATCAGACACTTGACGTTGAAAAATCGCGGTCATTCTTATTTAATCAATCAGCACAGACAGTGCAACCTTGA
- the trxA gene encoding thioredoxin — translation MSSITNVTEATFKQEVLESEMPVLVDFWAPWCGPCRMVAPVVDEVAAEYAGQVKVVKLNTDQNPTVASHYGIRSIPTLMVFKGGRQVDTVVGAVPKTTLAKTLAQYL, via the coding sequence ATGTCATCCATTACTAATGTGACAGAAGCCACATTCAAACAAGAAGTCCTAGAAAGCGAGATGCCCGTATTAGTGGACTTTTGGGCACCTTGGTGTGGTCCTTGTCGCATGGTGGCTCCCGTGGTAGATGAAGTGGCTGCTGAGTACGCGGGGCAGGTGAAAGTGGTGAAACTGAATACAGATCAGAATCCCACCGTTGCCAGCCATTATGGGATTCGTAGCATTCCTACGCTCATGGTGTTTAAAGGCGGTCGCCAAGTCGATACGGTAGTGGGCGCCGTGCCAAAAACAACCCTAGCTAAAACTTTAGCACAGTATCTGTAA
- a CDS encoding metalloregulator ArsR/SmtB family transcription factor translates to MRFLFHPEQKNISLAGVLYALGDPVRLEIVRQLATKGEQCCADFDFAIAKSTMSNHFKILRESGVVWTRKEGTQHINSLRREDLEQLFPGLLDVILRSAQPLMSQESILKSR, encoded by the coding sequence ATGAGATTTCTGTTTCACCCAGAACAAAAAAATATATCATTGGCAGGAGTATTGTATGCTTTAGGCGATCCTGTGCGGTTAGAGATTGTGCGGCAATTAGCGACCAAAGGAGAGCAATGTTGTGCTGACTTTGATTTTGCGATCGCAAAGTCTACGATGTCCAATCATTTTAAAATTTTAAGAGAGTCTGGCGTAGTCTGGACTCGCAAAGAGGGAACACAACACATAAATTCACTCAGGCGCGAAGATTTAGAACAATTGTTTCCAGGATTGCTGGATGTAATACTGCGCTCAGCACAACCATTGATGAGTCAAGAGTCGATTTTGAAAAGTCGCTAG
- a CDS encoding GNAT family N-acetyltransferase: MPAPTVHFREAIPQEDSLIAQHFYQMWLDNNVVPESIHSNWLENTLEFIKRARQELHYKAFVAEIDGKVVGSASCQLFAGLYPVFFTEDYRKFGYIWGVYVDSPYRNQGIAKQLTNMAIDYLKAIACTRVILHASPSGKPVYDRLGFVPSNEMRLDI; this comes from the coding sequence ATGCCTGCACCAACTGTTCATTTTCGGGAGGCTATTCCCCAAGAGGATTCTCTGATTGCTCAGCACTTTTATCAGATGTGGCTAGATAATAACGTTGTGCCTGAGTCGATTCATTCTAATTGGCTGGAGAACACTCTGGAATTTATTAAGCGTGCGCGTCAAGAATTACACTACAAGGCATTTGTAGCAGAGATTGATGGCAAGGTAGTTGGTTCTGCCAGTTGTCAGCTTTTTGCTGGTCTTTATCCGGTTTTCTTTACAGAGGATTACCGCAAATTTGGCTACATTTGGGGTGTTTATGTTGACTCACCTTACCGGAATCAAGGTATTGCCAAGCAACTCACGAATATGGCTATTGACTATCTTAAGGCGATCGCTTGTACGCGAGTCATTCTCCACGCCTCACCCTCCGGTAAACCAGTTTACGATCGTCTTGGTTTTGTACCCAGCAATGAAATGCGGTTAGATATTTAA
- a CDS encoding MFS transporter, producing the protein MLSVLLFLIINKSINISPHHPIPPSPHLNIMTAPAAPASMWSPLRQPVFRALWIASAVSTIGTWMHDVAAAWLMTTLAPNSPLLVALMQAAASLPFFLLALPAGAIADVVDRRKLLLLTQSVMLVVAVLLGVLTLAQIISPWILLGLTFALSVGSSMNMPVWQAVTPELVSKEDLPQAVTLTGIIVNLSRSIGPALAGIVIAAAGTGVVFLLNALSFVGVIWVIYSWRRTPQNSGLPAERFWGAMQAGVRYVRYAPPLQTVLIRTAAYIFFASALFALLPLLGRQELKLDAFGYGIILGFWGIGGLAGAFILPKLRQGFSIDQLVAGSSLLMAVMMVALAYLRNVPLICGVMMLVGISSLSVMVSLNVAAQTAVPTWVRARALAVQLLVFQGCMALGSLLWGSVAQRTNISVALAGAAIGLIVFVVVTSRYRLRCAEKLDLASSLHWEQPTRAFEPCPNDGPVLITLEYHIDPAKADEFTKVMKILRNIRLRDGAIQWGLYHDLSQPGRFVETAIVESWAEHKRQFARVTNADKVIEEQARAFHIGDQPPKVSQMIYANYTDGKGFQQPC; encoded by the coding sequence TTGCTTTCCGTCTTATTATTTCTTATTATCAACAAAAGCATCAATATTTCTCCCCATCACCCCATTCCCCCATCACCCCATCTCAATATTATGACCGCACCAGCAGCACCTGCATCCATGTGGAGTCCCCTGCGACAACCTGTGTTTCGTGCTTTGTGGATCGCATCAGCAGTATCAACTATTGGTACTTGGATGCATGATGTGGCGGCAGCCTGGTTAATGACGACTCTGGCTCCCAATTCACCGCTTTTAGTAGCGCTGATGCAAGCGGCAGCAAGTCTGCCCTTTTTTTTGCTGGCATTACCAGCCGGGGCGATCGCCGATGTAGTAGACCGCCGGAAGCTGTTGTTATTGACACAGAGTGTCATGCTAGTGGTGGCGGTGCTATTGGGAGTATTGACTCTGGCACAAATCATTAGTCCTTGGATACTCTTAGGATTGACTTTTGCCTTGAGTGTCGGTAGTTCAATGAATATGCCTGTCTGGCAAGCAGTGACTCCGGAATTAGTAAGCAAAGAGGATTTACCGCAAGCTGTCACCCTCACAGGCATAATAGTTAATCTTTCCCGTTCCATTGGTCCAGCTTTGGCAGGGATAGTTATTGCTGCTGCGGGGACAGGAGTCGTATTTTTGTTGAATGCTCTTTCGTTTGTAGGGGTAATATGGGTAATTTATAGCTGGCGACGTACACCACAAAATAGTGGCTTACCTGCGGAACGATTTTGGGGAGCAATGCAAGCGGGGGTTCGTTATGTACGCTATGCCCCTCCCTTGCAAACAGTATTAATCCGCACAGCCGCGTATATATTTTTTGCCAGTGCCTTATTTGCTCTGTTGCCATTATTGGGAAGACAAGAATTAAAACTAGATGCATTCGGCTACGGGATTATACTTGGTTTTTGGGGTATTGGTGGCTTGGCGGGAGCTTTCATTTTACCTAAGTTGCGGCAGGGGTTTTCTATCGATCAGTTGGTGGCTGGTTCATCCTTGCTTATGGCAGTGATGATGGTAGCACTGGCATACCTCCGCAACGTGCCTTTAATTTGTGGGGTGATGATGCTGGTGGGAATTTCTTCTCTCAGCGTTATGGTGAGTTTGAATGTAGCGGCACAAACTGCTGTACCTACGTGGGTACGGGCACGCGCCCTAGCTGTACAATTGCTCGTATTTCAGGGATGTATGGCATTAGGTAGCTTGTTATGGGGTAGTGTTGCCCAACGCACAAATATTTCAGTTGCCCTTGCTGGTGCTGCTATTGGATTAATTGTATTTGTGGTGGTGACTAGCCGCTATCGTCTGCGCTGTGCTGAAAAATTGGATTTGGCGTCATCACTACACTGGGAGCAACCTACCCGCGCCTTTGAACCCTGTCCCAACGACGGCCCGGTATTAATTACCCTAGAGTATCACATTGACCCAGCTAAGGCTGATGAATTCACCAAGGTCATGAAAATACTCAGAAATATTCGTCTGCGTGATGGTGCGATTCAATGGGGATTGTATCATGATTTATCCCAGCCTGGTAGGTTTGTTGAAACAGCAATCGTAGAATCTTGGGCTGAACATAAGCGGCAATTTGCACGAGTCACCAATGCAGACAAGGTAATAGAAGAACAGGCGCGGGCTTTTCATATCGGTGATCAACCGCCGAAGGTTTCCCAGATGATTTATGCCAATTACACAGATGGTAAGGGTTTCCAACAACCGTGCTGA
- a CDS encoding HhoA/HhoB/HtrA family serine endopeptidase, translated as MLHEPRDRKNLSNNISWNSSSDKPHSIAPWRRAAMNLSLVLLGSGMTLAGGYVANNHQQMSKNASNLAVTPVNAAPPLPTTTDPNFVTNVVQKVGPAVVRIDSARTVKTQLPDEFDDPFFRRFFGGQIPSSPQQRVERGTGSGFIISGDGRILTNAHVVDGADTVKVTLTDGRSFDGKVLGKDELTDVAVVKIAANNLPTLAMGNSDQLQPGQLAIAIGNPLGLDNTVTTGIISATGRNGNLIGATDKRVDYIQTDAAINPGNSGGPLLNDRGQVIGMNTAIIQGAQGIGFAIPINTAQRIADQLITTGKAQHPYLGIQMIGLTPELRDNINSDPNSNLSVSEDKGVLVVKVMPNSPAARAGIRAGDVIQKLNGKTVTDASSVQKAVDNSQIGGNLRIELRRQGQTVNLAVQPGAFPTAMNQQ; from the coding sequence ATGTTACACGAACCACGCGATCGCAAAAATTTATCAAACAACATTTCCTGGAATTCATCTAGCGACAAACCCCATTCTATTGCACCTTGGCGCAGGGCAGCTATGAATTTATCGCTAGTGTTACTCGGTTCTGGAATGACTCTTGCTGGTGGCTACGTAGCTAATAACCATCAGCAGATGTCTAAGAATGCATCTAATTTAGCAGTAACTCCAGTTAATGCTGCTCCACCATTACCAACAACCACAGACCCCAACTTTGTCACAAATGTTGTTCAAAAAGTTGGCCCTGCGGTAGTGCGAATTGATTCTGCTAGAACTGTAAAAACTCAGTTACCAGATGAATTTGATGACCCCTTCTTCCGTCGCTTTTTTGGGGGGCAAATACCATCTTCACCACAACAGCGAGTAGAACGTGGTACTGGTTCTGGTTTTATCATTAGTGGTGATGGTCGCATCCTCACTAATGCTCACGTTGTTGATGGTGCGGATACAGTGAAAGTCACACTCACAGATGGACGCAGCTTTGACGGTAAAGTGTTGGGTAAAGACGAGTTGACTGATGTAGCAGTTGTCAAGATTGCAGCTAATAACCTACCTACCTTGGCAATGGGCAATTCTGATCAATTGCAACCAGGACAATTAGCGATCGCGATCGGTAATCCTTTGGGATTAGATAATACTGTTACCACAGGTATTATCAGCGCTACTGGACGCAATGGCAATTTGATTGGTGCTACTGATAAACGAGTTGACTATATTCAAACAGACGCAGCAATCAACCCTGGTAACTCTGGTGGCCCCTTATTAAATGATCGTGGCCAAGTCATTGGCATGAATACAGCTATTATCCAGGGGGCGCAAGGAATCGGTTTTGCCATTCCCATCAACACAGCCCAACGCATCGCTGATCAACTGATTACCACAGGTAAAGCTCAACATCCTTATTTGGGTATTCAAATGATCGGGTTGACGCCAGAGTTGAGAGATAATATTAACTCAGATCCCAACAGCAATTTGAGTGTAAGTGAAGATAAGGGCGTATTAGTCGTGAAAGTTATGCCCAATTCACCGGCTGCAAGAGCAGGTATACGTGCTGGTGATGTGATTCAAAAACTCAATGGTAAAACTGTCACAGATGCTAGCAGTGTCCAAAAAGCAGTAGATAATAGCCAAATTGGTGGCAATTTACGTATAGAATTGCGTCGTCAAGGTCAAACCGTCAATTTAGCTGTACAACCAGGTGCATTTCCCACTGCTATGAATCAACAATAA
- a CDS encoding serine/threonine protein kinase, with the protein MIGKLLDRRYQVVQILGQGGFGHTYIAEDTRRPGNPSCVVKHLQPATSDPDFLETARRLFKREAETLEKLGNHDQIPRLLAYFEEDEEFYLVQEFVPGNPLSIELQPGVQCSESQVIYLLQDVLPILEFVHSHEVIHQDLKPHNLIRRSSDNKLVLVDFGAVKQVKMYSLMTPDQLKNETIPIGTPGYMPSEQALGRPYPNSDIYALGMIAIQALTGLHPKQLGEEPATGEIIWQHHAQVSDALAAVLTKMVRQHYKYRYHSATDVRQAVAAITSPNTPSVVAAVVNQILKDYWQQGYLSATKMVRSLQELAKPCYVPPDNTTVRLSTGSTPTIPPTIPQTQNLGKTARLNPFASRSNFQIKRRQLPLLIFGTGAGILLTYGVITTSRPPQPAPVVAKNQVKQTTDKNQTPEKDSCIVVVSPSNLRSTSGRRRTGKVVKAGTKVTVTGKEQNGWIEISSPESGWIWKSRTRNICSRK; encoded by the coding sequence ATGATTGGCAAATTGCTAGATCGGCGTTATCAGGTGGTTCAGATACTAGGCCAAGGTGGATTCGGTCATACCTATATAGCCGAAGATACTCGTCGTCCTGGAAATCCCTCCTGTGTAGTCAAACACCTCCAACCAGCAACTAGTGATCCAGATTTTTTGGAAACAGCTAGACGCTTATTTAAAAGAGAAGCTGAAACCCTGGAAAAGCTGGGTAATCATGACCAAATTCCCCGACTGCTAGCTTACTTTGAAGAAGACGAAGAATTTTACCTGGTGCAAGAATTTGTCCCTGGTAATCCGCTATCTATAGAATTGCAACCGGGTGTACAGTGTAGTGAAAGCCAAGTTATTTATCTATTGCAAGACGTTTTACCCATTCTAGAATTTGTCCACAGTCATGAAGTAATCCATCAGGATCTCAAACCCCATAATTTAATTCGCCGTAGTTCTGACAATAAGTTGGTTTTAGTTGACTTTGGTGCAGTGAAACAAGTGAAGATGTATTCACTGATGACACCAGATCAGCTAAAGAATGAGACTATTCCGATTGGGACACCCGGCTACATGCCAAGTGAACAAGCACTAGGTAGACCGTATCCTAACAGTGATATTTATGCTTTGGGTATGATAGCTATTCAAGCTTTGACAGGCTTACATCCCAAACAGTTAGGTGAAGAGCCTGCAACTGGGGAGATAATATGGCAGCATCATGCCCAAGTTAGTGACGCCTTGGCAGCTGTTTTAACTAAGATGGTGCGTCAACATTACAAATACCGCTATCATTCAGCAACTGATGTACGACAAGCAGTAGCTGCGATTACCAGTCCCAACACACCAAGCGTTGTAGCCGCTGTCGTCAACCAGATATTAAAAGATTATTGGCAACAAGGCTATCTTTCTGCTACAAAAATGGTGCGATCGCTCCAAGAACTAGCAAAACCTTGTTACGTTCCCCCAGATAACACAACAGTTCGCTTATCCACAGGATCAACACCCACAATTCCACCAACAATACCACAAACACAGAATTTAGGAAAAACTGCTCGTCTCAATCCATTTGCGTCACGCAGCAATTTCCAGATTAAACGTCGTCAATTACCATTATTAATTTTTGGTACTGGTGCTGGGATCTTACTTACTTACGGTGTAATCACCACAAGTCGCCCACCCCAGCCTGCACCTGTAGTTGCAAAAAATCAAGTTAAACAAACAACCGATAAAAATCAAACCCCAGAAAAAGATAGTTGTATTGTAGTTGTTAGCCCATCTAATTTACGCTCTACATCCGGACGCAGGAGAACAGGAAAAGTTGTCAAAGCTGGAACCAAAGTTACAGTTACAGGCAAAGAACAAAATGGTTGGATAGAGATTAGTTCTCCTGAGTCTGGGTGGATTTGGAAGAGTCGGACAAGAAATATTTGTTCTAGGAAATAA
- a CDS encoding VanZ family protein: MKKRQTIRNAHLLGLFKDYGLVAISVLVVLLATLYPYNFSFPDSFSLEEIVNSFSNTSSFQDTVNNILLFLPLGFFCTSLLQKYRAKLGLEILIVILASASLSTIVEILQVFVPGRRPTPEDIINNSIGGFVGWLCFNWLLSRSFAYILARIENNSSRRVNQRIAAFCLGYILLSSLNLVFWQSTTHLSNWNSNYPLIIGNEATGDRPWQGYISKVYITDQAISAIEAAQIFTDKDYFKNYRDSLLAAYKLDTGSKYYYRDKSGNLPRLLWRGQPVDTQENKGALLSSSNWLETADAVKKLNKRISNTSEFTISTTVATSDINQTGPARIVSISHDPLRRNFTLGQQGTALNLRLRTPITGENGGDVQLSIPNIFIDKQPHHLIITYSRPIIQVYVDNLQNYYSLNLLDLIPIAHKVFYYSLNFIPLGIYLALLSLLVKNNRVIHRLLIFLGILLPSLMLEAFLVSTYSKEISLRNILIGIFFTATTALMLKTRARILVKKVV, from the coding sequence ATGAAGAAACGTCAAACTATTCGTAACGCTCATTTATTAGGTCTGTTTAAAGATTACGGGCTTGTTGCTATAAGTGTATTAGTAGTACTGTTAGCGACACTTTATCCTTATAATTTTTCATTTCCAGATTCTTTTTCTTTAGAAGAAATAGTTAATAGTTTTAGTAATACTAGTTCTTTCCAAGACACAGTCAACAATATTTTATTGTTTCTACCTCTAGGGTTTTTTTGTACTAGTCTTTTGCAAAAATACAGGGCAAAATTAGGACTGGAAATTTTAATAGTTATATTAGCAAGTGCGAGTTTATCGACGATAGTTGAAATCTTGCAAGTATTTGTGCCTGGGAGAAGACCGACTCCAGAAGATATTATTAATAATTCTATTGGTGGTTTTGTTGGTTGGCTTTGCTTTAATTGGCTTCTTTCTCGCAGCTTTGCTTACATCTTGGCAAGGATTGAGAATAATAGCAGTAGACGGGTGAATCAAAGAATAGCTGCCTTTTGCCTTGGTTATATATTATTATCATCTCTGAATTTAGTATTTTGGCAAAGTACAACACATTTAAGTAATTGGAACTCCAACTATCCACTTATAATTGGCAATGAAGCAACAGGAGATAGACCTTGGCAAGGATATATCTCTAAAGTATATATAACTGATCAAGCCATTTCTGCTATTGAAGCCGCACAGATATTTACAGATAAAGATTACTTCAAAAATTATAGAGATTCTCTGTTAGCTGCTTACAAATTAGATACTGGTAGTAAATATTATTATCGAGATAAAAGTGGTAATTTACCTAGATTATTGTGGCGTGGGCAGCCTGTAGATACTCAGGAAAACAAAGGAGCTTTATTGAGTTCTAGTAACTGGCTAGAAACAGCAGACGCTGTGAAAAAATTAAATAAAAGAATATCTAATACTTCTGAGTTTACTATCAGTACAACTGTAGCTACTAGTGACATCAATCAAACTGGTCCAGCGCGAATTGTGTCAATTTCTCATGATCCTCTGCGTCGTAATTTTACTTTGGGACAGCAGGGAACAGCTTTAAACTTGCGATTAAGAACACCAATTACTGGAGAAAACGGTGGAGATGTTCAACTTAGCATTCCTAATATTTTTATAGACAAACAACCACATCATCTGATAATTACTTATTCTCGTCCAATTATTCAGGTATATGTAGACAATCTCCAAAATTATTATTCATTAAATTTGCTCGATCTCATTCCCATAGCCCATAAGGTATTTTACTATTCCTTAAATTTTATTCCTTTAGGTATTTACCTCGCCCTTCTTTCTCTCTTAGTAAAAAACAATCGCGTCATTCATAGATTATTAATATTTTTAGGTATATTATTACCTTCTTTGATGCTGGAAGCTTTTTTGGTCAGTACGTACAGTAAGGAAATTAGTTTGAGAAATATTTTGATTGGTATATTTTTTACGGCAACTACAGCCTTAATGCTGAAAACTCGGGCTAGGATTTTAGTAAAAAAAGTAGTTTGA